The genomic DNA ATACCTATCATATTTATTAAATCAATTTTTTTCATTAGATATTTCTCCTTTATTAAATCTGAAGTACTTATATTAAAATAATTCTAAACTATTTACCTCAAAAAGTGCAATAAATTATTTCTGAACAATAAAATGATAGTCAAAACAAAAAAATATTGTTAATCGTTCAGAGCCATCCACCATTTTTACAATTAATGTATTCATATAAACTATTTACGATACTATAATAAAAGCATTATAGTTATTTATAAATAATTAAAGCAACTAATAATTCATTCAAATCGCCTTTGTTCGCTAGAGTCTTTAGAATTTCTGTAGTAAAATCGTTCATATGGAAGTCCTCTTTTCTGTGAATGTGTTGTGGTAACTCTATTCTACAGAAGGGACTTCCTTTTTTCTATTTACACAAAATATTTTACACTCTCAATTGAAGAATTTCATCTATTGGAATGGCAACACTTTTTTTGACAAAAATTATAAGGTGTTGTGAATGCTGCGGTGTTATGGCTCCGATTGCCCTTGACAATGAGCATCCTCGGATCTGATTTTCTCCGGCAGAAGCACTGGATAGGCTACAATTAACTAGACAGAAAAATTAAGGTGTGTAGACTAGAAGAAAACATACCAGGAGGAATTTTTATGTCTAAGAGAACACGAAGAACTTTTTCACAAGAATTCAAGCAACAAATCGTCAATCTTTACTTAGCTGGAAAGCCACGTGTAGAAATCATTCGAGAATATGAACTAACGGCTTCAGCATTTGACAAATGGGTAAAGCAATCTAAAACGAGTGGTTCATTCAAAGAAAAAGATAATCTTACGCCTGAACAAAAAGAATTGTTAGAACTACGTAAAAGAAACCAGCAATTAGAAATGGAAAATGATATTTTAGAGCAAGCAGCGCTGATATTCGGACGAAGAGACAAGTAATCGATGCGAATAAGCATCTTTACCCTATATCAGCGATGTGCAGAATATTAGGTCTATCACGTCAGTCCTATTATTATCAATCAAAACCAAAGAAAGACGAATCAGAACTTGAAGAAGTAGTCGCTGAAGAATTTATCCTCAGCCGAAAGGCCTACGGCTCAAGAAAAATAAAAAAAGCCTTATCAAAACGAGGCATTCAGATCAGCCGACGAAAAATTAGTAGAATCATGAAAAATAGAGGATTAAAATCGAGCTATACTGTTGCTTATTTTAAAGTACATCATTCTACTTGCAATGAAGCCAAAACGACAAACGTATTGAATCGTAAATTCTTAAGAGACAACCCATTAGAAGCGATCGTAACAGACTTGACTTATGTACGAGTCGGGAAAAAATGGAATTATGTCTGTTTCATTTTGGATCTGTTCAATCGAGAAATTCTCGGCTATTCTTGTGGAGAACATAAAGATGCCGTTCTAGTAAAAAAAGCATTTAGCCGTATCAGACAACCTCTGACAGAGGTTGAGATTTTTCATACTGATCGTGGAAAAGAGTTTGATAACCAAGCTATTGATGAATTATTAACGACTTTTGACATCAATCGATCATTGAGTCATAAAGGCTGTCCTTTTGATAATGCCGTAGCTGAATCAACTTATAAGTCGTTGAAAGTAGAATTTGTCTATCAATACACATTTGAAACCTTACAACAATTGGATTTGGAGTTATTTGACTATGTCAATTGGTGGAACCACCTTCGGTTGCACGGTACACTTGGCTACGAGACACCGGTTGGTTACCGTAACCAGAGATTGGCGCAGCGAATCCTTGATAATGAGCTCGGATGTGCTAACGCTAGCGAGGCAGTCTAACTTTAACTGTTAGCTCCTGCCGAAGATCGTCACATCCGAGGAGGCTCATTGTCTAGGACAATCGGAATAGTATACGGAAAGAAGTTCTGCACCTTATAAAATTTGTCAAAAAAACTGTTGCCATTCCATTAACGAGTTCTGTTCTTTTTCATACAGATCAAGGGTCTCAATATACCTCTTTTGAATTTAGAAAATTTATAGAGGATCATCCGATTGTCCACTCACTTTCAAAACCAGGTTATCCGTGGGATAACGCCGTTACCGAAGCTTTTTTTTAATATATGAAAAAAGAAGAATTAAATCGCCGTTCATTCCATTCAATTGAAGAAGTACGGTTGGCTTGTTTTGCCTACATTGAAGGCTTCTATAACACCAAACGTCCTCATGGAACATGAGATATGCTTACACCAAATGAAATGGAGGCTCTTTACTTTGAAAATCTTTAAGTATCTTCTCTTTTTGTGTCTACTTTATTGACATCTATCCAATTAGTAATCAATAAATATTTCAATAATAGTCTAGCTATATATAAATAACATTACAAAACCTAAAGAATTATATCTGATAACCTTCCATGTTTTTCATATGATGTTACTCTTTCAACTTTATTATTATCATCGACAAAAACAACCTTAGGTCTATGATCCTTAACCTCATTTTCATTTAATTCACAATATGCCATTAAAATTATTTTATCTCCAGTTGATACACATCTAGCTGCAGCTCCATTCAAGCAAATCATCCCTGTTCCTCTCTCTCCAGCTATTGTATAAGTTTCAAATCTATTTCCATTATTAACATCAACTATTTGTACTTTTTCATATTCATATATTCCTGCTGCTTCTAATAAATCCATATCAACAGTAATACTTCCTACATAATCTAACTCAGCTTGTTCAACTTTAGCTCTATGTATTTTTCCTTTTAACATTGTAACTTTCATTATTATAGCCCCCTATTGTAATTCAAATGTAAAATTATCTATTAATCTTGTTTTTCCTATAAATACTGCTATTGCAACTAAAACTGATTTTTCAATATAATTTACTCTTTGTAATGATAAAGAATCAACAACTTCTACATAATCAATCTTTGCCAAATTATAAGTATTTATATTTTTACTTATTATCTCAATTATTTTTAAGCTATCTCTCTCCATTATTTAAGGCTTCCTTAGCTAAAGTTAAAGATTTATTTAAAATAGTAGCTGAAGATCTTTCCTCTAAACTTAAGTATGTGTTTCTAGAACTTTTAGCTAGTCCATCCTCTTCCCTTATAATTGGACACCCTACAACGTCTATATCAATATTAAGGTCCCTAACCATTCTTTTAATTACAGCTAACTGTTGTGCATCCTTTTCTCCAAAATAAGCTCTATCTGCTGGTATTATGTTAAATAATTTACTTACAACAGTGCAAACCCCTCTAAAATGTATTGGCCTACTAGCTCCACATAAACCTTCTGTTAATCCAGTTATATTAACAAAAGTACTTGCATTGTCACAATACATCTCTTCAACTTCAGGATTAAATATTGCTGTTGCTCTACCTCTTGTGCATACTTCTATATCTCTTTCTAAGTCTCTTGGATAACTACCTAAATCTTCATTTTTCCCAAACTGAGTTGGATTTACAAAGATACTTACAACAACTTTATCATTTTCTTTTGATGCTTTTCTAATTAAACTTTCATGACCTTCATGTAAATATCCCATAGTAGGAACTAATCCTACCTTTAAGCCTTGTTTTTTCCACTCTTTTACTTGACTTCTAACATCATTTACTGTTTTAAATATAACCATATTTCTTGACCCTTTTAATATAATTTTTCTAAAACATCATCACTTATTTTAAACCCATGTTCTGGACCTGGAAAAACTCCATCTTTTACTTCCTCTATATATTTTGTAAATGCTTTATTCATCTCTTCTGATAAATTAGCATATTTCTTCACAAATTTAGGGGTAAAATCACTATACATCCCCAACATATCTTGATATACAAGAATTTGTCCATCACACCCTGCACCTGCTCCAATACCAATTGTAGGTATTGATATCTCTTTAGAAATTAACTCTGCAAGCTTAGTTGGAACACATTCTAACACTACAGCGAATGCTCCTGCTTTTTCTACAGCTTTAGCAGCTCTTATTAATTCTTTAGCAGCTTCCTTGTCCTTTCCTTGTACCTTAAATCCTCCAAATGCATTAACAGATTGAGGTGTTAAACCTATATGCGCCATAACAGGTATAGAAGCCTTTACTATAGCCTCTATTTTATCGCATACTTCTATCCCTCCTTCTAATTTAACAACCTGAGCTCGTCCTTCTTTTATTAATCTTCCTGCATTAACTA from Enterococcus faecalis includes the following:
- a CDS encoding IS3 family transposase (programmed frameshift); translation: MSKRTRRTFSQEFKQQIVNLYLAGKPRVEIIREYELTASAFDKWVKQSKTSGSFKEKDNLTPEQKELLELRKRNQQLEMENDILEQAALIFGPKRQVIDANKHLYPISAMCRILGLSRQSYYYQSKPKKDESELEEVVAEEFILSRKAYGSRKIKKALSKRGIQISRRKISRIMKNRGLKSSYTVAYFKVHHSTCNEAKTTNVLNRKFLRDNPLEAIVTDLTYVRVGKKWNYVCFILDLFNREILGYSCGEHKDAVLVKKAFSRIRQPLTEVEIFHTDRGKEFDNQAIDELLTTFDINRSLSHKGCPFDNAVAESTYKSLKVEFVYQYTFETLQQLDLELFDYVNWWNHLRLHGTLGYETPVGYRNQRLAQRILDNELGCANASEAV
- a CDS encoding IS3 family transposase; its protein translation is MPLTSSVLFHTDQGSQYTSFEFRKFIEDHPIVHSLSKPGYPWDNAVTEAFF
- a CDS encoding IS3 family transposase, with product MKKEELNRRSFHSIEEVRLACFAYIEGFYNTKRPHGT
- the panD gene encoding aspartate 1-decarboxylase; translation: MKVTMLKGKIHRAKVEQAELDYVGSITVDMDLLEAAGIYEYEKVQIVDVNNGNRFETYTIAGERGTGMICLNGAAARCVSTGDKIILMAYCELNENEVKDHRPKVVFVDDNNKVERVTSYEKHGRLSDIIL
- the panB gene encoding 3-methyl-2-oxobutanoate hydroxymethyltransferase, which codes for MKNTAVTFKESKLRNEKLTMLTAYDYSTAKIIDEAGINGILVGDSLGMVCLGHEDTLSVTMEDMIHHTRAVTRGAKNTLVVADMPFMSYQTSVYDSVVNAGRLIKEGRAQVVKLEGGIEVCDKIEAIVKASIPVMAHIGLTPQSVNAFGGFKVQGKDKEAAKELIRAAKAVEKAGAFAVVLECVPTKLAELISKEISIPTIGIGAGAGCDGQILVYQDMLGMYSDFTPKFVKKYANLSEEMNKAFTKYIEEVKDGVFPGPEHGFKISDDVLEKLY